One region of Bosea sp. 29B genomic DNA includes:
- a CDS encoding succinylglutamate desuccinylase/aspartoacylase family protein has product MTATDLDDGPLETVSFIGLKPGPKLIVTGAVHGNEPCGPTAIRRVIEECRAGKIKILRGEVTFLPVTNPKAFRLKTREGDRNFNRDLRERPLAGDYEDRIGNPVCALLRRHDALLDIHSFRQEGEPFVFFGPSNNRGALEPFARAEEELALASCLGVSTAIHGWLDNYARLLDIRARLPVPRLNVTEGYGTTEFMRFSGGYAVTLECGTHDDPKAADIGYAAIRNTLAQLQLVDAPLPKPALRDVIEMVEVLLCEYEGDRAETGWRTGDAVKAGATLAHRADGSKVTAPGDGYIIFPNTAPKLGEAICHFGVASERQTGG; this is encoded by the coding sequence GCCTGGCCCGAAGCTGATCGTGACCGGTGCCGTCCACGGCAACGAGCCCTGCGGGCCGACCGCGATCCGCCGTGTCATCGAGGAGTGCCGGGCAGGCAAGATCAAGATCCTGCGCGGCGAGGTCACCTTCCTGCCCGTCACCAATCCAAAAGCCTTCCGCCTGAAGACGCGCGAGGGCGACCGCAACTTCAACCGCGACCTGCGCGAGCGGCCGTTGGCCGGCGATTACGAGGACCGGATCGGCAATCCGGTCTGCGCCCTGCTGCGCCGGCACGATGCGCTGCTCGACATCCACTCCTTCCGGCAGGAGGGCGAGCCCTTCGTCTTCTTCGGCCCCTCGAACAATCGCGGCGCGCTCGAACCCTTCGCCCGGGCGGAGGAGGAGCTGGCGCTCGCCTCTTGCCTCGGCGTCTCGACCGCCATCCACGGCTGGCTCGACAACTACGCCCGCCTTCTGGATATCCGCGCCCGCCTGCCGGTGCCCAGGCTCAACGTCACCGAGGGCTATGGCACGACCGAGTTCATGCGCTTCAGTGGCGGCTACGCGGTGACGCTGGAATGCGGCACGCATGACGACCCCAAGGCCGCCGATATCGGCTATGCCGCGATCCGCAACACGCTGGCGCAGTTGCAGCTGGTCGATGCGCCACTGCCGAAGCCCGCACTCCGCGACGTGATCGAGATGGTCGAGGTCCTGCTCTGCGAATACGAGGGCGACCGCGCCGAGACCGGCTGGCGCACCGGCGATGCGGTCAAGGCCGGGGCCACGCTCGCTCATCGCGCCGACGGCTCCAAGGTGACGGCGCCTGGAGACGGCTACATCATCTTCCCGAACACCGCGCCCAAGCTCGGCGAGGCGATCTGCCATTTCGGCGTCGCCAGCGAGCGGCAAACCGGCGGCTAA